A stretch of the Arachis stenosperma cultivar V10309 chromosome 6, arast.V10309.gnm1.PFL2, whole genome shotgun sequence genome encodes the following:
- the LOC130932608 gene encoding transcription factor MYC2-like, producing MEDMIISPSSSSSLVSIPQENTPTLQQKLHFLLQNQLPEWWVYGIFWHTTNDDNGNLFLSWGDGHFQGAKDASSPRLIPHYPISVTDRCRKFNNNSNNNNDGEWFYMMSLTRAFPMGEALYSSLPGKAFGSGSPIWLNGDLQFCDCDRAKEAYMHGIRTLVHIPTTDGVLEMGSYDLITENWALLQQTKSLFGSQHQQLNPIQFFDDQNISFADIGIIAGVQEEDNSHEEDAVRKRKETEALNKKKKNKDHSSMGKFGSSRQSSFVDSEHSDSDCGAPMAAAEKRLPKKRGRKPGIGRETPLNHVEAERQRREKLNHRFYALRAVVPNVSRMDKASLLSDAVSYINELKAKIEELETQVQKESSMNNNNKKVKVETGDSMDNQSTTTTSSVDQNNNENEAAEVQVEVEVEVKMIGEEAAMVRVQSESGTHPGAKLLNALRELEFQVQHGSMWCVNESSIMLQHVLVKLPEGITMRTEQALKSSILSRLLDHHNQ from the coding sequence atgGAGGACATGATAATCTCTCCCTCCTCATCATCTTCTCTGGTGTCTATCCCACAAGAAAACACACCAACCCTTCAGCAAAAGCTTCACTTCCTACTCCAAAACCAGTTACCAGAATGGTGGGTCTATGGCATCTTCTGGCACACAACCAACGACGACAATGGCAATCTCTTTCTCTCCTGGGGAGACGGCCATTTCCAAGGCGCCAAAGACGCCTCCTCCCCGAGACTTATTCCTCATTACCCCATTTCAGTGACGGACAGATGCAGAAAGttcaacaacaacagcaacaataaCAATGACGGAGAATGGTTCTACATGATGTCTTTGACACGCGCCTTTCCTATGGGCGAAGCTTTGTATTCTTCGCTACCCGGAAAGGCCTTTGGTTCGGGGTCTCCCATCTGGCTCAACGGGGACCTTCAATTCTGCGACTGTGACAGAGCTAAAGAAGCTTATATGCATGGCATCCGAACTCTCGTACACATTCCAACCACCGATGGCGTTCTTGAAATGGGTTCCTACGATCTCATCACTGAAAACTGGGCTCTCCTTCAACAAACCAAGTCCCTCTTTGGATCGCAACACCAGCAACTCAATCCTATACAGTTCTTCGACGACCAGAACATCTCCTTCGCTGACATTGGCATTATCGCCGGCGTTCAAGAAGAAGACAACTCACACGAAGAAGATGCCGTCAGAAAGAGAAAGGAAACGGAAGcactcaacaagaagaaaaagaataaggATCACTCGTCAATGGGGAAGTTCGGCTCATCGCGTCAATCGTCCTTCGTGGATTCGGAGCATTCAGACTCGGACTGTGGTGCACCAATGGCGGCAGCGGAGAAGAGGTTGCCGAAGAAGAGAGGGAGGAAACCAGGGATAGGGCGTGAAACCCCGCTGAACCACGTGGAGGCAGAGCGGCAGCGGAGGGAGAAGCTCAACCACCGGTTCTATGCTCTGAGGGCGGTGGTTCCAAACGTGTCAAGGATGGACAAGGCTTCTTTGCTTTCCGACGCGGTGTCTTACATAAACGAACTGAAGGCAAAGATCGAAGAGTTAGAGACTCAGGTTCAGAAGGAGTCATCGATGAACAACAATAATAAGAAGGTGAAGGTTGAAACTGGCGACAGCATGGACAACCAGAGCACCACCACAACCTCCTCCGTGGACCAAAACAATAACGAGAATGAGGCGGCAGAGGTGCaggtggaggtggaggtggaggtgAAGATGATAGGAGAAGAGGCGGCGATGGTGAGGGTTCAGTCGGAGAGTGGGACCCACCCTGGTGCGAAACTGCTGAATGCATTGCGGGAATTGGAGTTTCAAGTGCAGCATGGAAGCATGTGGTGCGTCAACGAGAGCAGCATCATGCTCCAACACGTTCTTGTGAAGCTTCCAGAAGGGATCACGATGAGAACTGAACAAGCGCTTAAATCTTCCATTCTAAGCAGATTATTGGATCATCATAATCAATAA